The following nucleotide sequence is from Zingiber officinale cultivar Zhangliang chromosome 10A, Zo_v1.1, whole genome shotgun sequence.
GGCGAGCTTCTCCTCGGCGTTCTTTGCCTCCCTCGAGCACTGCTCCTGCATCAACCTCAGCACCGACGACGACGATGATGAGGAAGAGGCCAAGGATCGACCTCTGATCATCATCAAGCCGGACGCCCTCGAAGCGCTCTTCGGCCCCGACGCCGCTCTTCCCGTCTCCACAAACCCTACTGCCGCCGACTAGTTTCACCCTTTATAGTTTCTGATCCTTGCACCGACGCTTCACTATACGGTAATTGAAGTTAATTTCTTATCTATTGCGTCGCATGCTATTGCCAGGTTTGAGTACAGAAACTTATGGTTCTATTCTGCACAAGCTCTCGTATGTGCATAGGTAGTCTGTAAATACCGGTCTTGTTCCTTACTATAGATTACTACTGTTCTTTTAGCCATAGAATTATTCTTTGCTGGCGTTCTCTTTGAAATGAAAGGCCTTTACTGTTCCTTTTTTGTTTCATGCATGATCATTGATGCTTTCCTTCGCTAGGATGAAACACTACAAATTAATGTGAGGGGTTGTCCAGAGCCATGTGTGGTTGTGAGGGAGAAAGAGAGAATAGCAAATAGATTCAGAGGAGAAGGGTAGATGGAGCTATGTAATAGTTAGATTACTTGTCTTTCTTCCCTGACCTTCATTACACACATGACTTCTAGTCATAAGAGAAATTCAACAAAGAATAAAATGCTGAACTTGAAAGACTATAATATATTTCAATAAAAAAGGTGATACAATAGATGGATAAAAGACAATTATTGTTGGTACTTCATATTTCATACCCTAAACCTATATTTCCCTAGGCCATAACAAAGAGTCAAAGTGGGGGACAAATATCCCTAGCACAGTTCTTACCTTGCTCATCTGAATGGGTGCAATTGACTGTGTGATTTGTCATCTCCCTTGGCTGAGAGAAGTAGAAGACATCCCATCTTTGGACGATGAAGTATATGGAAGTTGAGAGTTCAAGCGGAGTGAGTTTTCTTTTGAGAATACAAAAACAACATCATCACTGAGAATGTCATTGCCATTGAGATAGTTTGTCACTTGCCTCATGGTAGGCCTCGCTTCAGGAATAGATTGAGAACAAAACAATCCCAACTTTAGTACGAGTTCCATTTCCTCCTTGTCGTAGTTTTCATTTAGCCTTGGATCTATGACAGTTAGTAGTTTGTTCATGGTGTGGCACTCTCGCACCCAATCAATCAGAACCACCTGCGTTGATGGAGCAGTGTGTTCTATTGGCCTCCGGCCACAAGCCACCTCGAAGAGCAATATGCCATAAGCAAAGACATCTGATCCGGTCGTGGCCTTACCGGTATGCGATAACTCAGGGGAAATGTAGCCCACAGTCCCCACGATGTGGGTGGTGTGGGGGTTCTTTCCATGCTCGTATAGCCTAGCAAGACCGAAATCACCCAGCCTTCCGTTCAGCTCGGCATCTAGTAGTACGTTGCTCGACTTGACATCTCTATGAACTACCACTTGCTCCCAATCTTCGTGCAAGTAGACCAGCCCAAATGCGATATCCTTCAGAATCTTGAATCTCTGGTTCCAGCTCAAATTGGTGCTCCTATTGTCATCAAAGAGGAAGGTGTCGAGGCTTCCGTTGGGCATGTAGTCGTAGACGAGGAGGAGGTCCTCATTCCGCTTGCACCATCCTAGGAGCTGCACTATGTTCCGATGTCTCATTTGGCCTAAACTAGAGAGCTCCGCAATGAACTCCCGCACTCCTTGGTTAGAGGTATTTGATATCTTTTTTATGGCCACTTGTTTTTTGGCATGCCACAAGGTCCCTTTGTAGACTTTACCGAAACCTCCCGAACCAAGGACCTCGGTTTCATTAAAACCTTTGGTCCCTCTATAGAGATCTTTATATGGGAACCTGTTGGGGTATTCTAACTCCCAATCCTCAAGGTTCTCTGATTGTTTCCTTTGATTTCGTAAGTATTTAGATACAAGGAATAAGAACAACACAAATACTAATGTGATAAGGGAAGATACAAGCACAGACTTAACGGTACCAATTCTTGAAGTTGGTGAGTTTACCTTTTTCCTCGGAGGAAGAGGCAATTCTGATAGAGTTAAGTTTGGTGCTGATTCATTTGTGCTAAAGCTCCAGCCTAGAACATAATGGTAGCTTGTGAACTTTCCAGTAGCCGCAGAGAAACCGACATACATGTACTCCTTGAATATTGGCAAAAGATCGATCGACAAAGATATGAGAGGTTGGTACGGCTTTGGAAGCATAAATGGAGCTATGGTGACATTCAACACTTTTGCAGCACTATTGTAGTCGATCCACGCCTGAATTGGCTCTCCACCCAACAAGTTCACCGTCACATTTTTGAGCTCAGCTGTGTGATAAGCAGCAGGGACCGCAACAACTGACTGGATGTCGTTAATGTCCACTCCAACATGGTTATCTGGGAAGTCAATATACTTTCTGGTGTTATCAACCGTGTCGAATTCTATAGCGAAGAGATGGTTGGAGACGTTGCCATTGTTCTGCGTGCTAAGGAGTCCAAGAAACTGACCACTTTCAACTCTACTAAGGGGTATGAAGGGGGCAATCACAAAGGCCATGCCAGTTCCTCCGCTGCCATTGTAAGTGATGATGTCCAACACAAAAGTAGTACTGAATGAGAGAGCAGGAGAGGACACAGATTCATCCTTCACCATGAGCATGCGAGAACTAAAGAAGGCGTGGCCGATTTGCCTCATACTGTCATTTGTTATCTGGAGGACTCCATTGGATGTGATAAGCGCAGCTCCATCCATGCTTAGGTTTTTCGCAGCATCTCGGAACCCATTGAAGAGAAACTCAGTAGCTAGAGCTGATAAACAAATCGAGAAGAAGAGGAGGGAATAACACACGAGGGAAACAGATGAATTGTTCATGTTTTGAGGAGAAACAAACAAGCAGTGTTAGCTAGAGTTCCATTTCCACCTATTTATTGATCAATATATGTATGTTGCGGCATCAACATCTCTTAGAAATGTCTGAGTTGGATGATGTTGAAATTACCTCTCTAGCAGTGCAGGTTAACTAACCATGGTTCAGTTTAGATTTTTGTCCCAGGCAACTGATTTGTAAGTCTCCTTTGGTAGCCATTTAACATTGACATAACCTGGGAGGTGTACAAACCAAGTAGGGTTATGATGACCTTTGGTTCCACAAGCATTTTCCGTAAGACATGCGACAAAACTAGTGTGACGGGAACCTTCAATAAAATCAGATGGAGCCTTCTATTCAATTGTGATCTAGTTACCCTTAGTCGTTCATAGACAAACGACCGGCGTGATTGGAAGACTGAATAGAGAGGTCACTCGAGATTAGCAGAAAAAGTCACCTTCATATATTACCAGTTTTGTTCTGATAcatcttaatattatttttttatttagttggtACTAAATATTCAATTTATGTCGATTAATTCGGGAGTGATTGGTCCGGTCACACGAAAGAATTTCACCGGCCACTAAAATAAATCGGGAAGCACTCGTAGCGGATTGTCCATTATCTTAGTATTTTTAGGTCAATATATCTATTAATTTGTCAATTCAATCCTTCTAATAAAATCCTTCTAATAAAAATATCTTGATACTATTCTCTTGATGGCAGTTGGGCTGCAAAGGCACCTAAACAATTGTTACCCAAAGTATGTATCTATCATCATTTTTTTGTGTTTAGTTTGTATGATGGACTGCTGCAGTTATTGAAACTTTGGCTTACTTGATGACAAGGGAATTAATAACTTTCTAGATGGAATAGATGAAAATCAAGGCAGGTCATGTCTCAATTTATCGATCAAATTTGAAGTTTCTGAACCAATCACTATGCAATTTAATAATCAAATAGCTGTTTATGACAAGCAACCCGATGTTCATAAATGCATTAGATATATTGTTGAATGAGATgtcatatttaataaaattaatacatCATGCGCTTTTTCTATGAAGAAATTGGATTCCActgaaaaagaaaataggaaattGAGATAGATGAAGGAAGCTTTTGTAGGGGACTACAACATTAACCTTATGTAGGGTTTTTTTTCCCAACAGAAATCATTTTGGCCTCATAAAATAAAAacgcaaaataaaaaaaaataaaaaataaaaagaatagctACAAAAGTTGAAGGTACAATCTTAAACAATGTACAAGGTCAAAGGATCAAAATTTGGGCTCAATACTTGGAATCTTGTTCATTCAACAACTCATTCTCGAACTCTTGATATACCCTCCTTATGTATTGGACTCTCAACACTTATTTACTATGCGTGAGAACTTTAAAAGCGTTGAACAAAAGTCCCACCCTTATGCTTGAGTTCAAGTAATATAGTTTAGTGGTGTTGTTCATATGGTGGTACTATATATCAATAACACTATCCATAACAAAAAGCTAAGCAACCCCATGACAAAAGCTAACACGGCACAACTTCATCATGGATGTCAATCTATATACTAATGGTCATTTGTGATTGAGCAGTCACATattcataaagaacatcattcaCAATGgaatgatttttaattatggaagaTAATTTTGCAATAATATATTAGATAgtgtaatatttaattttccagtttaaaattttaaagataatatgGTAAATATCAATAGGCAAAAAATgatatattaaattataaattaattttagatttgtatggttttttcatattttgcttttttttttttcattctaatTTAATTGTTATGCTAAAAAGTTATAGCATTTAGATATAAATTTGATTCAACTAGATATTGCTTGATCTAACTGAATTAATATCATATGTATGCTTATTCAAAACTATTTCATCTCGTAGATATTGTTAGTATtaatttgttttatataaaaagaaaataattgatattttaacttattttttcatCGAGAAAAAATTGTTGTATAAGAGTTTGAACAATTAAGAGGAAATTTGATTTTATACCATTACataagaatttgaaaaaaaaaatataaagacttttttttttttactaattccTTCGAGTTAATCGGATATAAAGAATATtgctttgcaaaaaaaaaaaaaaaatgtaataaaatatatcatattttgaGAGTGAAAtgacaaaattaaaaatataagtatataatcaacttttaaaataataagacatgattttaaaatGCCTTTtggattaaaaataaaaaaaataggaaaaatattttttacagaagaagaacagtaaaaataaataaataaatttaaatttcaaatattgaaatataaataaaataataaaggtAAAAGTGAAAAACCACGATTAAAGTGAAAAATCACCCAAACGATATATGGAGAGCATAATAGCAATTTCTTTAGTGAGGGTCTGTTCGAGAGAATTGATAAGATTATgcaaattcatatatatatatatatatatatatatatatatatatatattcggatttgattctttaatttttttattattgtgtactttggatttatgatttatatattttttacttttctAAAATATTGAAACAAAATTTAATGGTAAAACTTGAAGcatgaatttgaaaattttaaaggtTAAGAGGGCTGAACTGTGATCTTATTTTTGAGACGTCTGTAATATTGTCATAAGAGAAATTCGCACCAAAGAATAAAATGCTGAACCTGAAAGACTGTAATATATTTCAATAAAAAAGGTGATACAATAGATGGATAAAAGACAGTAAGTCAATTATTGTTGGTGGCTTGGTGCTTCATATTTCATACCCTAAATCCATATTTCCCTAGGCCATAACAAAGAGTCAGAGTGGGGGACAAATATCCCTAGCAAAGTTTTTACCTTGCTCATCTGAATGGGTGCAATTGACTGTGTGATTTGTCATCTCCCTTCCCAGAGAGTTGATGATATCGTTGCTTTGGATGATGAAGTATATCGAAGTTGAGAGTTCAAATCGTGTGAATTTACATCTGAGAACACAAAAGCAACATCATCACTGAGAATGTCATTGCCATTTGTGTCACTTGCCTCATGGTAGGCCTCGCTTCAGGAGTAGATTGAGAACAAAGCAATCCCAACTTTAGCACGAGTTCCATTTCCTCCCTGTCGTAGTATTCATTTAGCCTTGGATCTACGACAGTTAGTAGTTTGTTCATGGTGTGGCACTCTCGCACCCAATCAATTAGAACCACCTGCAATATCGATAAAGCAGTGTGTTCTATTGGCCTCCGACCAGAAGCCACCTCGAAGAGCAATATGCCATAAGCAAAAACATCTGATCCGCGACGACTGAACTGAGGTTGTTAATGTCCACTCCGACATGGTTCTCCTTGAAGTCAACAAACCGTCTGGTGGCATTAACCGTGTCGAACTCTATAGCGAAGAGATTGTTGGAGAAGTTGCCATTGTTATTCTCGTTAAGGAGTCCAAGGTACTGACCATCTTGAACTCCATGAAGGGGGATGGAGCGGGCAATCACGAAGGCCATGCCATGCCCTCCGCTGCCATTGTAAGTGATGATGTCGAGCACGAAAGTCGTGCTGAATGAGAGAGCAGGAGAGGACATAGAATCGTTCTTCAACATGAGCACACGGGAGTTAAAGAAGGCGTGGCCGATTTGCCTCGTGCTGTCATTTGTTATCTGGAGAACAAATAAGCAAATATTGAAGAGAAACTCAGTAGCTACAGCTGATAAACAAAtagtggagaagaagaggagggaaTAATAATACATGAGGGAAACAGAGAAACTGTTGTTCATGTTCTGAGCAGAAACAATCAAGCCGGTGGTAGCTAGAGCTCTATCTCCAACATTATTTATTGATGTAGCAAAGCAGGTTAACTAACCATGGTTCGATTTAGATTTTGCCCCAGGTAACGACTTCGAAGTCTCTTTTAGAGTCTGCGACAATTTCCATTGACACGACCTGAAAGGTGTTGAAAGAAGGGTTCATGACGATTTTAGAGTGACCTTGACGGGTCTGATGTATTACCCACGAGCATTATGCCACAAAATTAATGAAGAAATTTATCAAATCAGATTGAAAATTTATGAAAGGGCATGATGATTATTAAAGGGCGCATGTATTTATCTAATCTTTTCATTTTACCTTTTCTACCAATATCCGTTTTCTAAACGTTAGTTTTTCAATGCATCCAAGCCGCATTTAAAGCGTttcgattttaaaataattttgatggtTTGAACCCATGCAAAGTCAACATTAGCGTAACATTGTGCCACCTCTGGATAGCTCTCCTAAATAAACAATGAAGAATATCATTATATtctttataattttataaatctatAAGATTCAAAATAAGTCAAATCGAATCTGTCTAGATCAAAATATTACTACTGTTATACTAGGTAGATTCTGAACAATGTGCATTTAGAATTGGAAAACCTCTATCAATTTAAATTTAGTTGTTAATAATTTCAATATTTTGTAGGCTTCAGTTGATACTGGACAACAATTGTATTGGAACAATGTAATAGATCATTTTAACAGTTTTTTAGAGCATCCAAAATAAAAAGAAGGCATCATGAATCTATTTGTTTATATGATCAACACATAGCAATTATCAAAGAGTGTCCCTTTGGTATTTTTTAGACATATAAAATATATAGCATATCCGTGATATAttgattaatatattttaaaactgaGATTCAACATCTGAACCTTTCGATTCTCAAGTACAACTTCTAGTTATTTAATTTAAGCATGAAGTAGTAAGTATTTTAGTAAAATTAAATAGTTtgaaaaacttaatatttttttcattttagtcAGCTGAAAATATATTGTAAAAGATaattaatcattttaaattttcatgGTATCAATTGCCTTCACTAGAAGAGACGTGTCTTTGTTACTTGATATTGTAGACCAAGATTCTTTGGTTCCTATGAATTCAACTAAAGTATCGGATAACATCCTTCATACTTActtatcaaataaaaaaaagaacTTATCAAATCAAGAATTAAAGAGTTGTTTAAATTTTATTCCCATAGAGTTGAAATACATGATAGTTTAGGATTTTGTAAATTctacattttatatatatttatttgtcttattttcttttagtacATATAAGGTTCTTTTAGGTCTTGTAGATATGGTAGATAATTTTAACAATCTTAGTAGATTCAATTAGATTGAAGTCGTCTATCAATTTATGACTCCATAATTACCTAAGATTAGAGACTTATTTTCATCAACTCAGACAAATTAGTCCAACACCACACTCCCTTACTTAAAGGGATTTGTTGGTCTTCTAGCTCaagtttatttttaatattaaatttgataatatttGGTGGGCATTTACAAATATGTAATACTTGTTATGACAAATCAGGCATGATTTTGGAGCATATttcaatccaaaaatcatacaataTTGAAGTAACGTGAATAAACAAGTGGAAGAATATTCTttacatattagtaaggtgagagctTTGTTGGACCGAGTCTTACCTGAAAAGATAAATATTGAAGATTGTCACCTAACTTAGATTAATATATAGTTTTTAAGATTTGTTTTTATAATTTGACAGGTTACGATGGAACTAATCTCTATCCAATATGAAAATCGACAATTTACTAAAGGGCGCATGtagagatctaaatttatcaaaaagtgtacactactttgatatttatcaaagaaCGTACTTTTTAaagtgcatttcctattttaccctcctaacaatttgactttttctaccgtttttcttttctccattGTATTTCTCTCTCCTCTTTTTTGTATCGACATACAaaacatatgaataacattaatcaattttttaataacattttaatacatttgaagaagcaaaaCTAAAGaatgaataacatatttgaactccttgcaatttcagaaatccactggaactaaaatgagtgtaatcggagctctctaggtcgattagtggatttcggtcaaaacccattgatggacctagagagctccgattgcactcatttcagtttctatggatttctgaaattataaggagttcaaatatggtgttcattatttattttagcttttcataAATGTTAACATGCAAAATGAAAGTTTCGTCAAAACGCCCACGTTGGACCCAATATggaatcatattaggcccaacatgagcttttttgccgattctttgattttatatattaacatatataaaaagccgaaataaataatggacatcatatttgaactccttgcaacatcagaaatctataggaactgaaatgagtgcaatcggagctccctaggtcgatcagtgggtttcgatcaaaactcactgatagacctagagagctccgattgcacacatttcaattcatataaatttatgatgttgcaaagagttcaaatatggtgtctattatttattttaacttttaatatatattaatatataaaatcaaagaatcatcAAAAAAGCCCACGTtcggcctgatatggactcatatcaggcccaacatgggcttgatatggaatgatatcaggcccaacgtgggcctgatatgaaatgtTCCAAATGTATGTGTCCAAGTCGTTCCTGGTAGTACTTCTAAGATTATAGATATTGGGACACACAATCTTGGGATGAATAGTCGGGTATGAGTGGATTACTATTCGTCAGTTTGAATTTCAGTACTAGACTAACTAAATTTCTAGTTATGAAGAGTCAATGCAGCCATGATTCAAGACAAGCAAAATGTTGCATTCTTAGTTATTATTGTATTCTTTGGTGCAATACAATGTCACATAATGATATCCTCATACATTAATTGCTTCCGGAAATCTGTAATGTTATGATACAAGAACATTTGTTGTGGATTACCATCCTCAGTGctatatttttaggatatttttacttTATGATAAGATAATGGCAGAACCTTATGTATTGTATTGAGACAGCAAAACCATGATTgtgaatttagttttaaaaataagagAATAGTGATCAAACTTTTTTACTTTTCTTCCAAGAAATAtaggaaaaattgaaaaatataaataatataaaaatgagTACCTACAAACTATACATTAGTCTGTCATATTTTTATGACAAAATCATTCAGCAGCACTTTACCTTTCTTGTGTATTAAAACAACTGCTAGTATTTATCTCAACTATGTGTCGTTAAAGCTGCTATTAATCCTCATTGATAGAGAACCTAAATTTTTGTTTATATGTCAGTTGGGTcttatatgatttcatatcaggctcatgttgggcctgatatgagtccatatcgGGCCCAACGTGAACCTTTTtgacgattctttgattttatatattaatatctattaaaagctaaataaataatggacatcatatttgaactccttacaatatcagaaatccataggaactgaaatgggtgcaatcggagctctctaggtccattagtgagttttgactgaaacacactaatggacctagggaactctgattgcacccatttcagttcctatggatttctgatgttgcaaggagttcaaatatggtgtctaaTCCTGTCTGAGTGCTGAGACGACggtcgctggggacgtggcactccctACTGGCTTCGCGTGAGCTCCGGGTTGGTGTAGATCCTCGTCgggaacctgcaagcacaaaaccgagccgggaaggggttcccggcgacggccctccgacactcaagtcagctcCCTGCGGCGAGAAATCGAAGCAGAGTAACGAGAACTATAGCTACAGTGGTGAATAGCGCATACCTTCGTTgaagtctaggggtccttatatagggctccctgaaGGTGTGTGCACGCTTATCAAGATGTAcgcgcttctcaaagcatacctatattgagtgtgtcagaaaagcacatctgacgtcataccttaacagACCGGGCAGATCCCTgacgtgatagtggaagcttccaccgtacaatTCTCTGCCCGACCATGCCGCTTGTCGGTGACACCTGCCCCGAGGAAGATACTCCCTCCTGCTATCTGGTCGTCTACAAGACTGAGCGGGAGGTCCGCTCGGCTGCGCCCCCACACTGTTGAGGGAGTGACCAAGCCGAGCAGGAGGCCCGCCAGCCCCAAGTGCTTCATCCTGCTTCCGCCTCGTAACACGTAGCCGCCTCGCCATGCGTAGTCGAGTAGTGTCCGCCGTTCGACCGAGCGGGGACGCCGTTCGACCGAGCGGGGACTCCGCTCGGCctctgagcgtcggaaacccagcGCTGAGCTGGGTTGTCGCGCTGTCGCCGGGCAGTACGCCGGTCACCCGGCAATGTCCACCATCCGGCCGAGGGGGGACTCCACTCGGCCGGCTAAGCCCGGGATGTTGACCGTGCTGACTCCGATCACCATGTGTCGCCGGCTCCTCTATCATCTGGGTCCCACTTTACTcctggatcacatgcctccccttcaagtctagttgaaggagactgcaagtccgactgactagactaatTGGTTTAATGCTTTGCCGACCACTTGGCAGTGATGATTCTCGTGAGCTCGGGTGATCCTCTAGGCTGAACCTTTGTTGGCCGCTCGGCGAGGAGTGGGCCTGTACTTGTTA
It contains:
- the LOC122026799 gene encoding L-type lectin-domain containing receptor kinase SIT2-like — its product is MNNSSVSLVCYSLLFFSICLSALATEFLFNGFRDAAKNLSMDGAALITSNGVLQITNDSMRQIGHAFFSSRMLMVKDESVSSPALSFSTTFVLDIITYNGSGGTGMAFVIAPFIPLSRVESGQFLGLLSTQNNGNVSNHLFAIEFDTVDNTRKYIDFPDNHVGVDINDIQSVVAVPAAYHTAELKNVTVNLLGGEPIQAWIDYNSAAKVLNVTIAPFMLPKPYQPLISLSIDLLPIFKEYMYVGFSAATGKFTSYHYVLGWSFSTNESAPNLTLSELPLPPRKKVNSPTSRIGTVKSVLVSSLITLVFVLFLFLVSKYLRNQRKQSENLEDWELEYPNRFPYKDLYRGTKGFNETEVLGSGGFGKVYKGTLWHAKKQVAIKKISNTSNQGVREFIAELSSLGQMRHRNIVQLLGWCKRNEDLLLVYDYMPNGSLDTFLFDDNRSTNLSWNQRFKILKDIAFGLVYLHEDWEQVVVHRDVKSSNVLLDAELNGRLGDFGLARLYEHGKNPHTTHIVGTVGYISPELSHTGKATTGSDVFAYGILLFEVACGRRPIEHTAPSTQVVLIDWVRECHTMNKLLTVIDPRLNENYDKEEMELVLKLGLFCSQSIPEARPTMRQVTNYLNGNDILSDDVVFVFSKENSLRLNSQLPYTSSSKDGMSSTSLSQGR